A section of the Clostridium omnivorum genome encodes:
- a CDS encoding Cof-type HAD-IIB family hydrolase translates to MCIDMDGTLLNSKKRISDYTKASIKKAHDMGVHIVVSTGRLYSDAEVFSDLIGVKSPIIASNGAVVRGIEKNDIIHKSIFGEELCNKLLNIFAKCNIQPIFNTPEKIYTGSIKYKLFIEQIKLKGAISKNVKIQYVFSLKQWSKIFSHEKNNIVKCEVITIDKEKLHQVGKELESIKELELVNSTDHNIEITRKGVSKGNGAKILSDYFKIKREEIIAVGDSGNDVSMIEFAGLGVAMGNAMEQAKQVADYVTDTNDNDGVAKVIDKFVLQKESQSA, encoded by the coding sequence ATTTGCATTGATATGGATGGAACTCTTCTAAATAGTAAAAAAAGAATCAGTGACTACACAAAGGCCTCCATAAAGAAGGCTCACGATATGGGAGTACATATTGTTGTAAGTACAGGAAGACTGTATTCAGATGCTGAGGTTTTTTCAGATTTAATAGGTGTAAAATCTCCAATTATAGCTTCAAATGGTGCTGTAGTTAGAGGGATAGAAAAAAATGATATTATTCATAAGAGTATATTTGGTGAAGAATTATGCAATAAATTATTAAACATTTTTGCAAAGTGCAATATACAGCCAATATTTAATACTCCAGAAAAAATATACACTGGAAGTATTAAATATAAGCTGTTTATTGAACAAATCAAGCTTAAGGGTGCAATAAGTAAAAATGTTAAAATACAATATGTTTTCTCCTTAAAGCAGTGGAGCAAAATTTTTAGCCATGAAAAAAATAACATAGTAAAATGTGAAGTTATAACTATAGATAAAGAGAAGCTTCACCAAGTTGGAAAGGAATTAGAAAGCATTAAGGAATTAGAACTAGTAAACTCTACAGATCACAATATTGAAATTACTAGAAAGGGAGTTTCTAAAGGAAATGGTGCCAAAATCCTTTCAGATTATTTTAAGATAAAAAGAGAAGAAATCATTGCTGTGGGCGACAGTGGAAATGATGTTTCTATGATTGAATTTGCAGGTCTCGGAGTAGCTATGGGAAATGCAATGGAACAAGCAAAGCAAGTTGCTGATTATGTTACTGATACTAATGACAATGATGGAGTAGCAAAGGTCATTGATAAGTTTGTTTTACAGAAGGAAAGCCAAAGTGCATAA